A stretch of Sulfitobacter sp. THAF37 DNA encodes these proteins:
- a CDS encoding DUF1330 domain-containing protein, whose amino-acid sequence MAAFVIGQMQIHSRDWMDDYFSKIPAVVERHSGRFLVRGGNPEAMEGENVLPDAAFIIEFPDRSSARDFWKSKEFQELAALRRTGSTLNAILVDKLT is encoded by the coding sequence ATGGCGGCATTCGTAATTGGCCAAATGCAGATCCATAGTCGCGACTGGATGGACGACTACTTCTCGAAAATCCCTGCAGTGGTAGAGCGACACAGCGGACGGTTTCTGGTGCGAGGCGGCAATCCGGAGGCGATGGAAGGTGAGAACGTGCTGCCAGACGCTGCTTTCATCATCGAGTTTCCAGACCGCAGCTCCGCGAGGGATTTCTGGAAATCGAAGGAGTTTCAGGAACTGGCCGCCCTGCGTCGGACAGGATCGACACTCAACGCGATTCTGGTAGACAAACTGACATAG
- a CDS encoding 3-hydroxyacyl-CoA dehydrogenase NAD-binding domain-containing protein has translation MTDFTMKTDADGVAIITWDVPGKSMNVMSIDGLTELDGLIDDALADDAVKGIVITSGKDGSFAGGMDLNLLAKMKADAGDDPAKGLFEGTMKMHALLRKIERAGMDPKKLTGGKPIAAALPGTAAGIGLELPLATHRIFAANNPKARIGLPEIMVGIFPGAGGTTRVSRKLGAMAASPFLLEGKMVAPEAAVKAGLIDEVADDPVAAAKDWVLNAKDADLVKPWDAKGYKMPGGAPYHPAGFMTFVGASAMVNSNTKGVYPAAKALLSAVYEGALVDFDTALKIEARWFTHVLMNPSSSAMIRSLFLNKEALEKGAVRPEGIADQRVKKLGVLGAGMMGAGIALVSAQAGIEVVLIDRDQAAADKGKGYAEAYFDKGLAKKKSTPEKKEAALGLITATPDLDALKGCDLIIEAVFEDPKVKAEMTQKVEAVIPEDCIFASNTSTLPITGLAKASSRPDQFIGIHFFSPVERMALVEIIKGEKTGDRAVAKSLDYVRQIRKTPIVVNDARFFYANRCIIPYGGEANRMITEGVAPVLIDNAAQLLGFPVGPVQLGDETSVDLATKIMRATKAAMGNEYPASEADDLIVWMEELGRLGRKAKAGYFDYDEKGKRLGYWKGIHDKYPLADEQPELQEIQDRLMFVQVLEAVRALEEGVLMDIREGDVGAILGWGFAPWSGGPFSWLDMIGTPYAAERCDQLEAKFGPRFKCPDLLREMAEKNQTFYGRFGPEAQAAA, from the coding sequence ATGACCGATTTCACCATGAAGACAGACGCCGACGGCGTTGCCATCATCACCTGGGACGTGCCCGGCAAGTCCATGAACGTCATGTCCATCGACGGGCTGACCGAACTTGACGGCCTGATCGACGACGCCCTGGCCGACGATGCGGTCAAGGGCATCGTGATCACCTCCGGCAAGGACGGCTCATTCGCCGGCGGCATGGACCTGAACCTGCTGGCCAAGATGAAGGCGGACGCGGGCGACGACCCGGCCAAGGGCCTGTTCGAGGGCACGATGAAAATGCATGCCCTGCTGCGCAAGATCGAACGCGCGGGCATGGACCCCAAGAAGCTGACCGGCGGCAAACCCATCGCCGCCGCCCTGCCCGGCACGGCTGCGGGCATCGGTCTGGAACTGCCGCTGGCCACGCACCGGATCTTTGCCGCCAACAATCCCAAGGCGCGGATCGGCCTGCCGGAAATCATGGTCGGCATCTTTCCCGGCGCGGGCGGCACCACGCGCGTGTCGCGCAAGCTGGGCGCGATGGCCGCCTCCCCCTTCCTGCTGGAGGGCAAGATGGTCGCGCCCGAGGCTGCCGTGAAGGCGGGCCTGATCGACGAAGTCGCCGATGACCCGGTCGCCGCCGCGAAGGACTGGGTGCTGAATGCCAAGGATGCCGATCTGGTCAAACCCTGGGACGCCAAGGGCTACAAGATGCCCGGCGGCGCGCCCTACCATCCGGCGGGCTTCATGACCTTCGTGGGTGCCTCCGCCATGGTCAATTCCAACACCAAGGGGGTCTACCCCGCCGCCAAAGCGCTGCTGTCGGCGGTCTATGAAGGGGCGCTGGTCGACTTTGACACCGCGCTGAAGATCGAGGCGCGCTGGTTCACCCACGTTCTGATGAACCCCTCTTCCTCGGCCATGATCCGGTCGCTGTTCCTGAACAAGGAAGCACTGGAAAAAGGTGCCGTGCGTCCCGAAGGGATCGCGGATCAGCGGGTGAAGAAACTGGGCGTGCTGGGCGCGGGCATGATGGGCGCGGGCATCGCGCTGGTCTCGGCCCAGGCGGGGATCGAGGTGGTGCTGATCGACCGTGACCAAGCAGCGGCCGACAAGGGCAAGGGCTATGCCGAAGCCTATTTCGACAAGGGCCTTGCCAAGAAGAAATCCACCCCCGAGAAGAAGGAAGCCGCCCTTGGCCTGATCACCGCCACCCCGGATCTGGACGCGCTGAAAGGCTGCGACCTGATCATCGAAGCGGTGTTCGAGGACCCCAAGGTCAAGGCCGAGATGACCCAGAAGGTCGAGGCGGTGATCCCCGAGGACTGCATCTTTGCCTCCAACACATCGACCCTGCCGATCACCGGCCTTGCCAAGGCATCGAGCCGCCCGGATCAGTTCATCGGCATCCACTTCTTCAGCCCCGTGGAACGCATGGCGCTGGTGGAAATCATCAAGGGCGAAAAGACCGGCGACCGCGCGGTGGCCAAATCGCTCGACTACGTGCGCCAGATCCGCAAAACCCCGATCGTGGTCAACGACGCGCGGTTCTTCTACGCCAACCGCTGCATCATCCCCTACGGCGGCGAGGCGAACCGCATGATCACCGAAGGCGTGGCACCGGTGCTGATCGACAACGCCGCGCAACTGCTGGGCTTCCCCGTGGGGCCGGTGCAGCTGGGCGACGAAACCTCCGTCGATCTGGCCACCAAGATCATGCGCGCCACCAAGGCGGCGATGGGCAACGAATACCCCGCTTCCGAGGCCGACGACCTGATCGTCTGGATGGAAGAGCTTGGCCGTCTGGGCCGCAAGGCCAAGGCCGGGTATTTCGACTACGATGAAAAGGGCAAGCGCCTGGGCTACTGGAAGGGCATCCACGACAAGTATCCGCTGGCCGACGAACAGCCCGAGTTGCAGGAAATTCAGGACCGGCTGATGTTCGTTCAGGTTCTGGAAGCCGTGCGCGCGCTGGAGGAAGGTGTGCTGATGGACATCCGCGAAGGCGACGTGGGCGCAATCCTGGGCTGGGGCTTTGCCCCGTGGTCCGGTGGCCCGTTCTCCTGGCTGGACATGATCGGCACCCCCTATGCGGCGGAACGCTGTGACCAGCTGGAGGCCAAGTTCGGCCCCCGCTTCAAGTGCCCCGACCTGCTGCGCGAGATGGCCGAGAAGAACCAGACCTTCTACGGCCGTTTCGGCCCCGAGGCACAGGCAGCCGCCTGA